In bacterium, the DNA window CCTGGCCAACAGACTTGGAATCGGCTCTTTCGGAGCCATTGGAATTTCAGGTGCCGGACCCACCCTGATGGCCAGCGCTTTTGCCATTCCCGAACGCCTGCACTGCGTGGTTGATTTAGCCTGCGCCATGCCGGTTTATGCTGACCCGGAAATGACAAAGCATCTTGGCACAGCGGACCGGTTCTATGCCAAACTCGGCACCGGGTTGCCGCTTTCTTTATTCAGATTACCGTTTTCTTTACTTGGAGTGATGCAGAGGGTAATGAAAAGCCCGAAATCGTTTGCGAAAATGTTCGACTCCAGTTTATGTCCCGCCGACAAAGAAATTTTCAAAATGGCTGATTTTCAATACCTGCTTATGCGGGATTTCCAGGAACTTTTCCGGCACGGCTCGAAAGGCCCCGCCTATGATGCGCAGACAGTTTATAAGCAATGGGGATTCAATCTTTCAGATATAGGAATCCACATTGAGGTGTTCCAAGGGTCATCGGATAAATTTGTCCCCGCGATGTTCAGCGAATATCTGGCAAAAACCGCAAAAGATGTCAGGCTTAACATCCTCGAAGGTCAGGGGCATTTCTGTCATCTTGCCTACGGTTACCGAATGCTGAAAAAGGTAAAAGAAATTTTCTATGGGGGAAAAGATCTTCGCGCGCAAAGTTAACCATGGAATAACACTTCCTGCAAACAGATAATTCCTTTGATTAAAAGCCCGATATTCTGGTAAATTCATTCTGTTCATAATTTGAGAAAGATAATTAAGCGCACATTTATACAGCCTTTGAATCAGGGATTACACGGAATGTGAATTATGTCTAAAGGTATATATAAGATATTTATTAAATTGTCCAAGATTTTGTCACGTAAAGGCATATATGAATTTCTCGATAAAGAATACGCGGCGATAAAAAAAGGAAACAGGGTTTTATCTGTGGGGGCGGGCGGGGATATTAACTTTCTTTTAATGAAATATGCGAAAAATAATGAGTTTGAAGTTATAACTATTGATATAAATAAAGACAGGAACCCGGATATTATCGGAGATGTTTGCGTATATGACTTTGGCGATATGGTTTTCGATATAGTTGTTATGGGCGAGGTTTTAGAACATTTGCACTCTCCTCATGCGGCAATTGAAAATATATACAGATCAATGAAAACGGACGGGCGGCTCATAATGACCGCTCCATTCATATTTCCTATACATGAGCGTCCCTGTGACTATTTCAGGTATACACGCTACGGCCTGGAATATTTGCTCGGAAGTTTTGAAGAAGTGAATATCAATGAGCGAAACGGATGGGGTGAGGCGGTTAACGTCCTTTTTGTAAGACATGTAATGGAAAAAAATATTTCATCACGTTTAATCGCGCCTCTGTTTATCCTTCTTGCTTTCATATGTCTTCCATTTACGGTTCTTTTAGGCAAGCTTATCAGAACGGATTTTATTACAAGCGGATATCTGGTTTCTGCTAAGAAACCGTCCGGCAGAGCGCCGGCTCAAATAAGCAAAAACGCTCAATTGCGCAATTATTCTCAAAGGTAAAAATTTAACCCCGGTTTTTTTTATTCATAACAGTTATGAAATAAACAAAAATTGAATTATTTTTGCGCAGGCATTATAATCTAACGGTTATCGATACTTTAATCTTAAAACAAGGAGGGAATTAATATGCCGGAATTCGGGAACCCGTTCTCGGGTTTAAAGAAAGACAGGAAAGTGACAAAGGAGGAATTAATCCGCGCAATCCGTTTTATGATAGCCGCGGAATATGAAGCGGTGCAGTTGTATATGCAGTTGGCTGAATCCACCGATAACAAGCTTGCGCAGGATGTTTTGAAAGATATTGCCGATGAAGAAAGGGTGCACGCGGGGGAATTCTTAAGGCTTCTCAAGGAACTTGCTCCGGATGAAGAAGGGTTCTATGCAAAAGGCGCTGAAGAAGTGGAAGAAGAAATTGAGAAAATGGGGAAATAACCGGTTTTCCGCCGGCAGGTTACTTTCTTAGAGGAGGCTTAACATGGCGTACAAATGTCCCAGATGCGGGAAAACGGTTCAAAGAGGATATAGCGGCGGTGCTCAGGCGACCGCAGGTCTGGTCGGGGCTCTTTTCTATGCCGCTTTCGGAGCTTTTGAATGCAAAAGCTGCGGCAAAATCGCCGGGAAGGAATTTCCCTCCGCAGACAGGAAAAAAATGCTGTTCGGTTCGGTATTGCTGGTTATTGCCGGTATTGCGGTTATCATAGGGCTGATTGCTCTTTTGGCTAATATGAAATAGCGTCATTAATAAATAACAACGGAGTTTTTAGATGAATAAGATTTTTATATTGATTACAGTATGTTTTTGCTTTTCGGCAGTTTGTTTTGCGGCAGGGGAAGATGTTGCCGAAGTAAAAGTCGGTGGCGTATCTATAAATGTGCCTCCGCCTGCAGATGGTTTCAAAGAAGTAGGTTATGACAAAAGAGAATTTTTGGAAATTGCCGTTCCTCCCAACAACCGCCTGCTCAGCGCTTTTCTGACCGAAGAAGACCTTAAAAAATTCGGGACCGAACAACTGGAATATCTTTCGCGTTATATGATGCTGCAGGTAGCCCGCGGCGCCGAATACATGTCCTGCGGACCGGAAGATTTCAAAATTGTTATTGAAAGTATGTCGGAAGCGATGAGCCAGGGCATGAAGGATACAATAGATGAAGCCAATGCCGAAATATCAAGACGCTTGAAAGCGCTTAATGTTGATGAGGTAAAGCTTGATAAACCTGAAATGCTCGGGCAAATATTTTCGATTACGGACGCGGCAGCTTTCGCAATGGTGATGTCCGTCAAAGAAGGGGCAAGAACGACAAAAATGATTTGCGGCCTTTGTACTATCAGGGTAAAAAGCAAACTACTTTTTGCGTATGTTTATTCCGAGTACAAAGATGAAGCTTCGGTAGACTGGGTCTGTAAAACCACCGAAAACTGGGCTAAGGCGCTGTTAAACGCCAACCAGTAGAAGAAACATCAGGGAAATACATGGCGATACTGGTTGAGAGAGACAATATAGGTATTTTCGGCAAGATGAATTCCGGAAAAAGCAGCGTGATGAACCTTATTACGCAGCAGGAAACATCCATTGTCGATTCTACGCCCGGGACCACTTCCGATACCAAGAATTCTTTGTTTGAGATACACGGGGTAGGGCCGGTGAAACTTTTTGATACAGCCGGCGCAGATGAAAATTCGGCTCTCGGAAGCAAGAAAAGAAAAAAAGTGTTTACCGACCTGAAGGAATGCGACCTGGTATTGCTCATCATAGACCCGTCGGCGGAAGATTTCCGCACAGAACATACTCTTATAGAAGAAGCCAGAGCCCAGGACAAACAGGTTCTCGTGCTTTATAATATATTCCGTCCGGCAGATGAAAAGAGAATCGATAAAATCGAAAAAGAACTGCCTTCTCTCAAATTCTATAGAAAATTAAAGGTTATCGCCGTTGACAGGGCATACAGGCAGAAACTTCTGGATTTCATAATAAAAAATTTCGACTCCCGGAATAAAAAGGTTCCTTTGCTTCCTTTTCTCGAAAAAGATGAATATTATGTGCTTATAATACCGATGGATGAAGAAACTCCCCCCGGAAGGTATCTCAGGCCTCAGGCTATGGTCGAAGAATACATTACCCGCAACTGGGCTTATCCTGTTTCTTTCAGGATGGATTTAGGGAAAGCAAGGGATAAGAACAGGGAAATATCTGAAAAAGAATATGAACGCTTTATGTCTGTAATAAACGGTTTGGCCAAACGGCCCAAAGCCATTATTACCGATTCCCAGGCAATGGACATAATGAATGGCTGGTGCCCCGATGATATCCGCCTTACGACATTTTCAATCACTATGATTAACTATATGAGCAGAGGCCGGCTGGACAACTTTGTTAAAGGTCTTGATGTTATGGATAAACTGGAAAAAGGGGATAGTATCCTTATAGCTGAAGCTTGTAACCATTCGCGCATAGGCGAAGATATCGGAACAGTCCAGATACCTGAGTATTTGAAAAAAGCCATTCCCGGTATTGTTATCGAACATGCTTTCGGCAGGGAGCTCCGGGAAGAGAAAACCTTGTTAAATTACAGGCTTGTTATACACTGCGGAGGATGTATGATAAGCCCTCAGCAAGTGGCGTCGAGAATAAGAGATCTTGAAAATATAGGAGTTCCGTTTACCAATTACGGGCTTTTTCTTGCTTATATGCAGGGCAGAAAAGCTCTATCAAGAGTTATTGAACCCTGGGGCCTGAAAATTCACTGATTTCCGTCTGTGAAAATCGTTTACAATAACATTTTATGTTGACTTACTGTCCGGCATGGGTATATACTATTGCTTAAATATTAAATATATAAAGTAGTATTTGAAAGAAAAGAGGTTTTAAAACCGCAAGGCGTTAGAACGTTCGCTTTGTGGGTTTTTTGTATTCACCGAAGATTATAACGGAGAAAATAAATAATGACAAACTGTTTAAAACCACTGATATTGGGCGACCTGAAAATAGATATTCCTTTGGTTCAGGGGGGGATGGGCGTGAGGGTTTCCACTGCTCCTTTAGCCGGCGCGGTCGCGAATTGCGGAGCAGTCGGCACTATAGCCGGTGTGGGACTTGCGGATGAAGAAGATTGCATCGGCAGAGATAATTTTTTCAGGTCCTCCAGACAGGCGCTTGTCGATGAGATACATAAAACAAGAGATTTGACCAAAGGTGTTATCGGCGTCAATCTTATGGTGGCTCTTACAAATTATGAAGATCTGGCGAGAGCTGCTGCCCGGGAAGATATAAATTTTATTGTTTCCGGGGCGGGTTTGCCGCTGAAACTGCCTGAGTTTACTCTCGGAACAGATGTAAAGCTTATACCCATAGTTTCATCCGGAAGAGTCGCGGAATTAATAATAAGAACATGGAAAAAAAGATATAACCGCGTTCCTGACGCGATAGTTATTGAAGGCCCTCTTGCCGGCGGCCACCTGGGATATAAATTTGAAGAACTTGAATCTGATAAGGCCGATAATCTGGACCATATACTGGTTGAAGTCCTTAAAATAACCGGTGACTCGTCCTTAAAAATACCAATTATTGTGGGAGGCGGTATTTTTGACGGTAATGATATTGCCCGGGTTCTGAATCTTGGGGCGAGCGGAGTCCAGATGGGCACAAGGTTTGTTACTACTAATGAATGTTCTGTTTCAAATGAGTTTAAGCAGGCTTATCTCAATGCCAGTGAAAAAGATACTACAATAATTAAAAGCCCCGTAGGGTTACCCGGAAGGTCGATAAAAACTAAATTTATTGATGATTTGCTGAAAGGCATTAAAGCGCCGTTTGAATGCAAGTTTAAGTGTCTTAAAACATGTGACCCGAAAACCGCCCCTTATTGTATTGCCAAGGCGATGGTGAACGCGTTTAAAGGCAAGATAGACGACTCAGTCGTATTTGCCGGCAGCAGTGTTTTTAAGATAAAAAAGATTATTTCAGTTAAAGAATTAATCAATGAATTGATTTCCGAAACGTGCGCCGCTTTAGCTCCAAAAAATGCAGTGACTGCCCAAGTTTTTTCTTCCTAAAAACAGATCCTGTATTGACAGAATAGCCCAACGGGTGTATAGTAGTATATCTGAGTATACTCTATTATAAGTTAAGGAGGCTATTTTGATAGACAAAACTTCACATGTTCCTTTTTACCAGCAAGTTAAGAAATCTATTGAGGGAAGAGTAAAATCCGGCAGGCTTAAACCCGGAGATAGCATAGAATCTGAAAAAAGTCTTTGTAAGATATACAATGTCAGCCAGATAACCATAAGGAAAGCAATTTCTGATCTTGTAAATATGGGTATTCTTTACAGGGTGCCCGGAAAAGGAACATTTCTTGCGTCTTTGAGTGAAAAAAGCAAGAGCCCGTTTTTGCTTAAAACGAATAATATCGGTTTTGTTATCTCCAGGGAACACCATCCGGCTTTTTCCAATCCATTTTACTCGTTTGTATTCAGAGGTGTTGAATCGGAAGCGAGAGCGCACGGATATAACCTTTTTTATCAGCTTTTGGACCAGAACATAATTGCCGACATATCGAATTTTAAACTGGCAAGTGAAAATAAAGTGGATGGACTGCTTCTTGTGGGAGAAATACCTCATAATTTTATTATGGACATTAAAGATAAAGGAATACCTCTGGTGCTTGTCGACCATTATATAAATGATGCGGGGCTGGATTCAGTTGTGACCGAAAATGAAAAAGGCGCGTATCAGGTAGTCAAATATTTAATAGACCTGGGACACAGAAAAATAGGTTTTTGGGGAGCTTCGCTCGACCATGGCACTTTTATGGAGAGGTTTAAAGGCTATAAGAAAGCTTTATCTGATTATGGCATCAAGTTCTCGGAAGATCTTATAGAAACAGTGTTGTTGATTGAAAATGACATTATTGTGGATAAGATGTTTAAATCGGAGAATATGCCGACTGCTGTTTTCGCATGTAATGACCTTGTCGCGATTAAAGTGATGTCCGCGTTGCAGGATCAGGGTCTGAAGGTGCCGGGTGATATAAGCATTGCCGGTTTTGATGATATCGAATTGAGTTCGCAGATCAGGCCTCCATTAACTACGGTTCGTGTCCAGAGAGAGCAGATGGGGGTTCTGGCGGTAAAAAAATTAATTAAAAACATAGAAAAAAAGAATAATAAGAGCGAGAAAACTGTTTTGACCACAGAGCTTATGGTGAGACAGTCATGCAGAGCTATTTAACAAAGGAGGATTTAATGAAGCGGTTTTTCGGTTGGATTGCGGTTATGTTTATTGTTACAGCTTTCGCAGGCGCTTTATCGGCGGAAGAATATATCTGGGAAGGATTTGAAGGCGGTGTTATATGGGTGCCTGTGGAATGGGAGAATACCGGCGGCGCAGAGCTTTCAAAAAGTTCCGATCAGGTTAGCGAAGGTAAAAATGCTTTGAAGGTTGATATTATCGAGGAATCGGAAGACTGGAGAGAGAAAGTAGGTTTTTCGCGCGAAGATTATTTGAATCTTGAAGGGACAAAGATAATAATGGATATCTACTGCCCGTATCCTTTCGGGTACTCCGTCTCTCTGGGGTTTGATGCAGGGCCTGAGTGGACATATTATGAAACACCGCGTATCGCTCTTTCGCAGGGCTGGAACAAAAACATTACTTTTGATATGACTAAAGATGATTTCAAATGTAAAGCCAGCGACTGGCAATATAACCAAAAGCTTGAAGACAAAAATTCAGTAAAGAAAATACATGTATTGATTTACAGGCCCGCTAAACTTGAGCCTCAGGTTGTTTATGTCGATAACATAAGGCTGGCGAAATAGTTTGTATTGAATAAAGGTAAAAAAGGGCAGAAGATAAAAGTTAATAATCGAAGGCGCTTCCTCCGATGAATTCTCTTAAGATCGACGCGGGCGGAGTCTGATTCGGGGATATGGCTACAAATAAATTCAGAAAATCCAGAAGCCTGGTGGCTTCAACGTATTCCCTGCGGTCGGCGCGGACTTCAAGGAGAAATCTTTCAGCGAATATCTTCAGAACGGCATATTCATAAACCAGGGCGGAATTGAAAATTATATCCGCGCCGTCCTGATATGGGAAAATGTATTGTTCTTCGCCTTTTCGCACCGAGTACCATCTTGATAATGTGTCTGCGGCGCTGTAACCTCTGAACATGCAATCTCTTATTAAGCGTCGCAGCAGCCTTGTATCGGATGTAAATATCCGGTTGTGATCATCAATGCACAGTTGAGTCAACGCGCTTAAATATATTTTTAATTTTTTCTCTTTGCCTATATCAGGCAGGATACCCGGATTAATAGCGTGCAGGCCTTCGATTATTATTACAAAATCTTTATCTTTGGGGATACGGCAGGAAGTTCCCGCCACCTGTTTTCCCTCGCTGAAACTGAATTTATTAAGTATTGTTTTTTTGCCCGCAAGAAGGTTGGCGATATCTTTATTAAATGATTTGATATTAAGAGCGCCTGGGGTTTCAAAGTCATATTCTCCATACTCATCAAGAGGCGATTTTTCCCTGTCCAGAAAATAATCATCAAGTGAAATGGGGATGGAGTGTATGTTGTTTACCGCAAGCTGTACGGAAAGGCGCTTTATGCTGGTTGTTTTCCCTGAAGCGGAAGGGCCTGCCACAAGTATAACTTTTATTTTTCTGTTATTTTTGATTTTGTCGCATATCTGTATTATCTTTTTTTCGTGAAGAGCTTCAGCCACTTTTATTGCCTCGGAGATATTTCCGTTTATACATATATTATTGAGGTCGCTTACCGTTCTCACTCCTATAATCTTGTTCCATTCTTTTGTTTCCATATAAGTCTTAAACAGGGAAGGGTTGGGGGGGATTTTTGGTGTCAGGTCCGGTTTTTCAGGATCGGGAAATACAAGTATAAAGCCTTTATTATATAACTGGAGATCGAATATCCGGGCAAACCCGGTATGAGGAAGCATAGGCCCGTAGGATATATCTGAAAATCCCGCGCAGGTTACGATTCTTGTGTCAGGGCCTTTAAGGGTTTCCAGAAGTTTTACTTTCTGCGGATACCCCAGTTTTATAAAAAGCTTTATGGCTGATTGTTTGGGATAAAGCTCGTGGATAAAAGGAATTCTTTGCTTTATTATTTCGCGCATCCTGTTTTTGATTTTTTTAAGCGCGGAATCCGTCATTTTTATTTTTGGGTCTCCGAAGTCATAGTAATAACCGTTTGATATGGATTGTCCTATTTCCAGCCGGCTTTCCGGAAAAAGGGCTTTTACCGAAGCATGAAGTATGAATGAAAGGCTGCGCCTGTAAACCGAAGCGCCCACTCTGTCCTTATAACTGATAAGTTCGACAACAGAGTCTGTTTTAAGCTTGTAATCAAGGTCGAAAAGGCAGTTGTCTATTATGGCGGCGATAGGCGGGGGAGACAGCCTTATGCCTTTTTCCTCAAGAATCCTGAAAATAGGTTTTTTTGATTTTACCTGAATACTTTTTTTAAAGTTGCTGCCTGTAAAAGTAATTTTCATTGTCCGCATTCCTGTTTTTCTATTATATCAGTTTATACTAAAACATTAAAAAGTTCCAATCAAGAAAACATGTTTGTCTTTGGGTACTCAATGTGTTATATCTATTCCATTAAAGGCGGGATATATTTTATGCCAGAAAAAAGCAAATATAAGTTCACTCCGGTTTTAGGATGGTCCGTAAGCAGATACGACACGTTTAAAAAGTGTAAACGGCAGTATTATTATCAGTATTACGGCAAATACGATAAAGAGGTAAGCCAATCGAAGATAAATTCCCTGAAATATCTTACGAGCATTCCTTTGGAAATAGGGAATGTCGTCCATGATGTGATTGCGGTCCTTCTTAACCGGCTGAAAAAAACGCAGGAGCAGCTTAATGTTGAAAAATTTATAGATTTTTCGAGCCGCGAATCTGAAAAGCAGATCAAAAAGAAAAATTTTTTTGAAACATATTACGGCATAAAAGAGAAAATTCTGATTTCCGATTTGTATCCAAAGGTCGAAACCTGTCTTGAATCTTTTTTAAACAGCAATTGGAAAAATTGGGTTTTTTCTGAAGGGATAAAAAACAGCGATAAGTGGATTGTAGAGCCGGGAGATTTTGGCGAGACCAGGGTTAACGGCCTTAAAGCTTATCTTAAAGTAGATTTTTTATTTCCGAAAGACGGGAAATTTGTTGTTCTTGACTGGAAAACCGGGAAAAAAGATGCA includes these proteins:
- a CDS encoding nitronate monooxygenase family protein; its protein translation is MTNCLKPLILGDLKIDIPLVQGGMGVRVSTAPLAGAVANCGAVGTIAGVGLADEEDCIGRDNFFRSSRQALVDEIHKTRDLTKGVIGVNLMVALTNYEDLARAAAREDINFIVSGAGLPLKLPEFTLGTDVKLIPIVSSGRVAELIIRTWKKRYNRVPDAIVIEGPLAGGHLGYKFEELESDKADNLDHILVEVLKITGDSSLKIPIIVGGGIFDGNDIARVLNLGASGVQMGTRFVTTNECSVSNEFKQAYLNASEKDTTIIKSPVGLPGRSIKTKFIDDLLKGIKAPFECKFKCLKTCDPKTAPYCIAKAMVNAFKGKIDDSVVFAGSSVFKIKKIISVKELINELISETCAALAPKNAVTAQVFSS
- a CDS encoding PD-(D/E)XK nuclease family protein gives rise to the protein MPEKSKYKFTPVLGWSVSRYDTFKKCKRQYYYQYYGKYDKEVSQSKINSLKYLTSIPLEIGNVVHDVIAVLLNRLKKTQEQLNVEKFIDFSSRESEKQIKKKNFFETYYGIKEKILISDLYPKVETCLESFLNSNWKNWVFSEGIKNSDKWIVEPGDFGETRVNGLKAYLKVDFLFPKDGKFVVLDWKTGKKDADKHENQLIGYVYYAMMKFGFYPHADKVDAYIIYLGEDYDELKAVINEYDISRFEDKTKEETENMYKYCCDVANNIPVGKEEFKMTDNLNICRFCNYKELCGRA
- a CDS encoding GntR family transcriptional regulator; protein product: MIDKTSHVPFYQQVKKSIEGRVKSGRLKPGDSIESEKSLCKIYNVSQITIRKAISDLVNMGILYRVPGKGTFLASLSEKSKSPFLLKTNNIGFVISREHHPAFSNPFYSFVFRGVESEARAHGYNLFYQLLDQNIIADISNFKLASENKVDGLLLVGEIPHNFIMDIKDKGIPLVLVDHYINDAGLDSVVTENEKGAYQVVKYLIDLGHRKIGFWGASLDHGTFMERFKGYKKALSDYGIKFSEDLIETVLLIENDIIVDKMFKSENMPTAVFACNDLVAIKVMSALQDQGLKVPGDISIAGFDDIELSSQIRPPLTTVRVQREQMGVLAVKKLIKNIEKKNNKSEKTVLTTELMVRQSCRAI
- a CDS encoding 50S ribosome-binding GTPase, with product MAILVERDNIGIFGKMNSGKSSVMNLITQQETSIVDSTPGTTSDTKNSLFEIHGVGPVKLFDTAGADENSALGSKKRKKVFTDLKECDLVLLIIDPSAEDFRTEHTLIEEARAQDKQVLVLYNIFRPADEKRIDKIEKELPSLKFYRKLKVIAVDRAYRQKLLDFIIKNFDSRNKKVPLLPFLEKDEYYVLIIPMDEETPPGRYLRPQAMVEEYITRNWAYPVSFRMDLGKARDKNREISEKEYERFMSVINGLAKRPKAIITDSQAMDIMNGWCPDDIRLTTFSITMINYMSRGRLDNFVKGLDVMDKLEKGDSILIAEACNHSRIGEDIGTVQIPEYLKKAIPGIVIEHAFGRELREEKTLLNYRLVIHCGGCMISPQQVASRIRDLENIGVPFTNYGLFLAYMQGRKALSRVIEPWGLKIH
- a CDS encoding rubrerythrin is translated as MPEFGNPFSGLKKDRKVTKEELIRAIRFMIAAEYEAVQLYMQLAESTDNKLAQDVLKDIADEERVHAGEFLRLLKELAPDEEGFYAKGAEEVEEEIEKMGK
- a CDS encoding class I SAM-dependent methyltransferase, which gives rise to MSKGIYKIFIKLSKILSRKGIYEFLDKEYAAIKKGNRVLSVGAGGDINFLLMKYAKNNEFEVITIDINKDRNPDIIGDVCVYDFGDMVFDIVVMGEVLEHLHSPHAAIENIYRSMKTDGRLIMTAPFIFPIHERPCDYFRYTRYGLEYLLGSFEEVNINERNGWGEAVNVLFVRHVMEKNISSRLIAPLFILLAFICLPFTVLLGKLIRTDFITSGYLVSAKKPSGRAPAQISKNAQLRNYSQR
- a CDS encoding nucleoside kinase, with translation MKITFTGSNFKKSIQVKSKKPIFRILEEKGIRLSPPPIAAIIDNCLFDLDYKLKTDSVVELISYKDRVGASVYRRSLSFILHASVKALFPESRLEIGQSISNGYYYDFGDPKIKMTDSALKKIKNRMREIIKQRIPFIHELYPKQSAIKLFIKLGYPQKVKLLETLKGPDTRIVTCAGFSDISYGPMLPHTGFARIFDLQLYNKGFILVFPDPEKPDLTPKIPPNPSLFKTYMETKEWNKIIGVRTVSDLNNICINGNISEAIKVAEALHEKKIIQICDKIKNNRKIKVILVAGPSASGKTTSIKRLSVQLAVNNIHSIPISLDDYFLDREKSPLDEYGEYDFETPGALNIKSFNKDIANLLAGKKTILNKFSFSEGKQVAGTSCRIPKDKDFVIIIEGLHAINPGILPDIGKEKKLKIYLSALTQLCIDDHNRIFTSDTRLLRRLIRDCMFRGYSAADTLSRWYSVRKGEEQYIFPYQDGADIIFNSALVYEYAVLKIFAERFLLEVRADRREYVEATRLLDFLNLFVAISPNQTPPASILREFIGGSAFDY
- a CDS encoding alpha/beta hydrolase; the encoded protein is MSETAGSANELSMLSKDEISALEETVQFHKTRQGTRLAFHEYGDLKGHPIFFYHGTGSHVHGMLLHKPALRYGFRIIAPDRPGVAQSDFRPGWTILEYARDMADLANRLGIGSFGAIGISGAGPTLMASAFAIPERLHCVVDLACAMPVYADPEMTKHLGTADRFYAKLGTGLPLSLFRLPFSLLGVMQRVMKSPKSFAKMFDSSLCPADKEIFKMADFQYLLMRDFQELFRHGSKGPAYDAQTVYKQWGFNLSDIGIHIEVFQGSSDKFVPAMFSEYLAKTAKDVRLNILEGQGHFCHLAYGYRMLKKVKEIFYGGKDLRAQS